Proteins found in one Terribacillus sp. DMT04 genomic segment:
- a CDS encoding spore germination protein: MGFFKQKKKEPVQEKVIREDKVPPHQSTTSLEKNVAFIKEEMRNSADLKIRLLPDSKQALIFLDDITDPDKMQRYIFEPLLKTDGDIRQIKDREESSDLNKAVTAIIGGKAVYLVEGNSTCYLFNVQMDASRTIMEPVNEKVIKGSHDGFNEDIKTNINLIRRRIQHRSLTVKKMTVGDYTESEIAMVYVDGVVNQDVTKELEKRISNINTDALLSAGAFTEYIEDRSYSIFPQFLSTERPDKTTALLMEGRIAILFANNPTCLIAPVTFFAFYQTPDDYNTRWIVATYLRLIRLFSFIISITLPSFYIAVIGFHYEVIPEQLIAPVLGSIRDIAYPPLVEAVLMVTILEVIREAAIRLPSPIGSTIGIVGGLVIGDAIVTAGLVSNLMVIVIALTSLASYVVPSNEMSDALRLLTFPLCILSAVLGFIGIGFGLLLLLIHLCRIESLGLSYFTPIQFRDIKDTIIRVPQFLMKRRPEQLNSPRPYKSNKLGENNGK, from the coding sequence ATGGGGTTTTTCAAGCAGAAAAAGAAAGAGCCAGTACAGGAAAAAGTCATCCGGGAAGACAAGGTGCCGCCGCATCAATCCACCACTTCTCTGGAAAAGAATGTCGCTTTCATTAAGGAAGAAATGCGTAACTCAGCAGACTTGAAAATTCGACTGCTGCCAGATAGTAAACAGGCGTTAATTTTTTTGGATGATATAACAGACCCTGATAAGATGCAGCGGTATATATTCGAACCGTTATTGAAAACAGATGGAGATATCAGACAAATTAAAGATCGAGAAGAGAGCAGTGATTTAAATAAAGCAGTAACAGCAATTATCGGAGGAAAAGCTGTTTATTTAGTAGAGGGTAATTCCACTTGCTATCTATTTAATGTACAGATGGATGCTAGCAGAACAATTATGGAACCTGTCAATGAAAAGGTTATTAAAGGCTCGCATGATGGCTTTAACGAGGATATTAAGACCAACATCAATCTAATTCGACGCCGTATCCAACACCGCAGCCTGACGGTAAAGAAAATGACGGTTGGCGATTACACAGAATCTGAGATAGCAATGGTTTATGTTGACGGTGTAGTGAACCAGGATGTTACAAAAGAACTTGAAAAAAGAATTAGCAATATAAACACGGATGCGCTTCTCAGTGCAGGAGCGTTTACGGAGTATATTGAAGACCGGTCGTACAGTATTTTTCCGCAATTTTTAAGTACAGAAAGACCAGACAAAACAACAGCATTATTAATGGAGGGCAGAATCGCTATCCTGTTTGCTAATAACCCGACATGTCTAATTGCACCGGTCACCTTCTTCGCCTTCTATCAAACGCCGGATGATTATAATACACGTTGGATTGTCGCCACCTATCTACGGCTGATACGTTTATTCAGTTTCATTATATCCATTACCTTGCCCTCCTTTTATATCGCGGTTATCGGATTTCACTATGAAGTCATTCCTGAACAGTTGATTGCTCCTGTTTTGGGATCAATCAGGGACATAGCTTATCCGCCGCTGGTAGAAGCAGTTCTAATGGTTACCATATTAGAAGTCATACGCGAAGCAGCTATTCGTCTGCCTTCCCCAATCGGTTCTACCATTGGTATCGTAGGGGGACTCGTTATCGGGGATGCGATTGTAACAGCAGGTTTGGTTTCAAACTTAATGGTAATTGTGATTGCTCTTACATCACTTGCTTCTTATGTGGTTCCATCGAATGAAATGAGTGATGCGCTGCGTCTATTAACGTTTCCGCTCTGTATATTGAGTGCCGTATTAGGTTTTATTGGCATCGGATTTGGACTGCTTTTGCTGCTGATTCATCTGTGCAGAATTGAGTCATTAGGTCTGAGTTATTTTACTCCAATTCAATTCCGAGATATAAAAGATACGATTATTCGCGTTCCGCAGTTTTTAATGAAGCGCCGCCCCGAACAGCTCAATTCGCCTCGACCTTATAAATCAAATAAACTTGGTGAAAATAATGGCAAGTAA
- a CDS encoding endospore germination permease, which translates to MASNRNQKITLSQLAYIYIQSQIGVDILNLSTVLHRSAGADGWVTLVIGGLISIIFVLMITHTSKCYPGEDLFGILKSSLGKRLGSLAGFGYYVYFLVVAIYLLTSYGELINQWLLPETPVLVLYLLLLISALYTISGGLTVIAKVFTFFAVVLFLISALFLFGLVDSKLIYLQPMGQATFSGYLDGVSVSVYSLSSFVLLFLFLPFTQGSFKQKRRVAVGANIVVTLFYLYTVLISFCHFGSEQLERISQPILYMLQTADTPIITRIDIFVLSLWTVFAMTAFASYLYAAERAFAKLPKAKKKMINVYTTSLIVLAVSMWGGLNERNLRMIIDFQDKITEYFTLGIPILLFLLTFLRRKDKQGGTAS; encoded by the coding sequence ATGGCAAGTAATAGGAATCAGAAGATCACATTATCTCAATTGGCTTATATTTATATCCAAAGTCAAATTGGTGTAGATATATTAAATCTCTCCACAGTATTGCATAGATCGGCGGGTGCTGACGGTTGGGTTACATTGGTTATTGGCGGATTAATATCCATTATTTTTGTCTTGATGATTACCCATACGAGCAAATGTTATCCTGGTGAAGACTTATTCGGCATTTTGAAAAGTAGCTTAGGCAAGAGACTCGGAAGTTTAGCAGGATTTGGTTATTATGTTTATTTTCTTGTTGTTGCTATTTACCTCTTAACATCATATGGGGAATTGATTAACCAATGGCTGCTGCCAGAGACTCCGGTTCTCGTGCTGTATTTACTGCTTTTAATAAGTGCGCTTTACACCATTTCAGGGGGACTTACAGTTATTGCGAAAGTATTCACATTCTTTGCGGTCGTATTATTTTTAATTTCTGCTTTGTTTCTGTTTGGACTTGTAGATTCTAAACTCATCTACTTACAGCCAATGGGTCAAGCAACGTTTTCGGGTTATCTAGATGGAGTCAGTGTGAGTGTGTATTCGTTAAGCAGTTTTGTTCTGCTATTCTTATTCCTTCCTTTTACACAAGGCAGCTTCAAACAAAAGAGGCGTGTTGCTGTTGGAGCAAATATCGTCGTCACATTGTTTTACCTTTATACGGTTTTAATTTCATTCTGTCACTTTGGGTCTGAACAGTTGGAGCGTATTTCGCAGCCAATACTTTATATGCTGCAGACTGCAGATACACCGATTATTACAAGGATTGATATATTTGTTCTTTCCTTATGGACGGTGTTCGCAATGACAGCATTTGCTTCTTATCTATATGCGGCAGAAAGGGCATTTGCAAAACTTCCTAAGGCCAAAAAGAAAATGATCAATGTGTATACTACTTCACTTATCGTACTGGCTGTTTCAATGTGGGGAGGACTAAACGAAAGAAATCTAAGAATGATTATTGATTTTCAAGATAAAATTACTGAGTATTTTACGCTGGGCATTCCTATCTTATTGTTTCTTTTAACCTTTCTTCGCCGAAAAGATAAACAAGGGGGGACAGCTTCATGA
- a CDS encoding Ger(x)C family spore germination protein, with translation MKRLTIVLISCTLVLAGCWDTREFKEVKLGITAAYDLTDDNVYQNTILIPNVQNSAAGPGQESVQFLTATGGTPQEARANIDRRLSSSYSPVQLDVLLLGENLAKQDIYPYVDAFYRDPRLHLDAVLAVVKGDAKQALKVVPESEMRPSEYIEGILESKVETTSSLEVNLQTIGAELFEEGQDFVTPAMKVGDGGKTVSYEGLALFKGSSYTGKDIPFGHTTLFLLMKNVKGRVASMTIKLYDGKEPDPTNYVSVHVEDYASKIKSKPSKEHKVRTDINLDITVMIEEYPSDNLSLSVLPRLKKDMEKALTKEAEDIIKTMQDAGCDAFGIGRTIYGHYPDYWKTIDWDKDYKDIEIVPHIKLNIRTRGIFR, from the coding sequence ATGAAAAGACTAACTATTGTTTTAATAAGCTGTACCCTTGTATTGGCAGGGTGTTGGGATACGAGAGAATTCAAGGAAGTTAAACTTGGTATTACGGCAGCGTATGATTTAACCGATGATAACGTCTATCAAAATACAATCTTAATACCAAACGTCCAAAATAGTGCAGCTGGACCAGGCCAGGAATCAGTTCAGTTTCTTACAGCTACCGGAGGCACTCCGCAAGAAGCGCGGGCTAATATCGACAGGCGGTTATCTTCGTCTTATAGTCCAGTGCAGCTTGACGTTTTACTTTTAGGTGAGAACTTAGCTAAACAAGATATATATCCGTATGTGGATGCCTTTTACCGTGACCCGCGTTTGCATTTAGATGCAGTGCTAGCTGTGGTTAAGGGAGATGCTAAGCAAGCATTAAAAGTAGTTCCGGAATCAGAGATGCGTCCTAGTGAATATATAGAAGGAATACTCGAATCCAAAGTAGAAACGACAAGTTCTTTAGAGGTAAATCTGCAAACGATTGGAGCGGAGCTTTTCGAGGAGGGGCAGGATTTTGTTACGCCAGCCATGAAGGTAGGGGATGGCGGCAAAACTGTTTCTTATGAAGGACTGGCTCTCTTCAAAGGTTCAAGTTATACCGGAAAAGATATACCATTTGGTCACACGACTTTATTTTTATTAATGAAGAATGTGAAAGGACGAGTGGCTAGCATGACAATAAAGCTTTATGACGGAAAAGAGCCAGATCCTACGAACTATGTTTCGGTACACGTGGAGGATTACGCTAGTAAAATTAAATCGAAACCAAGCAAGGAACATAAAGTAAGAACAGATATTAATCTTGATATAACGGTGATGATTGAGGAGTATCCATCAGATAATCTTTCACTCTCTGTCTTACCTAGACTTAAAAAAGATATGGAAAAAGCTCTGACCAAAGAAGCAGAGGATATCATAAAAACTATGCAAGATGCTGGTTGTGATGCATTCGGCATTGGCCGGACCATTTACGGCCATTATCCGGACTATTGGAAAACAATTGATTGGGATAAAGATTACAAAGATATAGAGATAGTTCCGCATATCAAATTAAATATCCGGACACGCGGAATTTTCAGATAA
- the yhbH gene encoding sporulation protein YhbH: MTDSNHFAVSEEDWSLHRKGYDDQKRHQDKVQEVLKNKLPDLITEENIIMSNGKDLIKIPIRSLDEYKIRYSQDKNKHAGQGKGNSKVGDVLGRAGEQQKAPGKGQGEAGDQPGHDYYEAEVSFEELEENFYSQLELPNLVQKDEKQMIVTDIAFNDIRKTGLTGNIDKKRTMLEAFKRNALGGSSSFAPIYPEDVRYKTWDNIEKPDSKAVVLAMLDTSGSMGNWEKYVARSFFFWMTRFLRTKYETVEIEFIAHHTEANVVDEESFFSKGESGGTICSSAYKKALQLIDEKYPPSAYNIYPFHFSDGDNLTSDNSRCVGLINQLIEVSSLFGYGEVNQYNRHSTLMQIFRKLEHPKFKYYVLRKKTDVFYAMQQFFSNEKAEVSV; the protein is encoded by the coding sequence ATGACTGATTCCAACCATTTTGCAGTGTCAGAAGAAGACTGGTCCCTCCATCGAAAAGGATATGATGATCAAAAACGGCATCAAGATAAGGTTCAGGAAGTGTTGAAAAATAAATTGCCCGACTTGATAACAGAAGAAAATATCATCATGTCTAATGGAAAAGACTTGATCAAAATCCCGATCAGGTCATTGGATGAATACAAAATCCGCTATAGTCAGGATAAAAACAAACATGCAGGTCAAGGAAAAGGAAACAGCAAGGTCGGAGATGTACTTGGACGCGCCGGTGAACAGCAGAAAGCTCCGGGTAAAGGGCAAGGAGAAGCTGGCGACCAGCCTGGTCACGATTATTACGAAGCAGAAGTCTCGTTTGAAGAGCTTGAGGAGAATTTTTACAGCCAGTTGGAATTGCCTAATTTAGTACAAAAAGATGAAAAACAGATGATTGTAACCGATATAGCTTTTAATGACATTCGTAAAACAGGTCTGACCGGAAATATTGACAAGAAAAGAACGATGTTAGAAGCATTTAAACGTAATGCATTGGGAGGCAGTTCTTCGTTTGCGCCAATTTATCCAGAAGATGTGCGGTATAAGACGTGGGATAATATTGAAAAGCCGGATTCGAAAGCAGTCGTGCTTGCAATGTTGGATACAAGTGGCAGTATGGGAAATTGGGAGAAATATGTTGCCAGAAGTTTCTTCTTCTGGATGACACGTTTTCTTCGGACCAAATATGAGACAGTAGAAATTGAGTTCATTGCGCACCATACGGAAGCGAATGTTGTCGATGAAGAGTCCTTTTTCTCAAAAGGAGAAAGCGGCGGCACAATTTGCTCTTCAGCTTACAAAAAAGCATTGCAGCTAATTGATGAGAAATATCCACCATCTGCTTACAATATTTATCCATTTCATTTTTCAGATGGTGATAATTTGACTTCTGATAACAGCAGATGTGTCGGGTTAATTAATCAGCTGATTGAAGTATCTAGCCTATTCGGCTATGGGGAAGTTAATCAATACAATCGCCATTCAACATTGATGCAGATTTTTCGCAAGCTGGAGCACCCTAAGTTCAAATATTATGTACTCCGTAAGAAAACAGATGTATTCTATGCCATGCAGCAATTTTTCTCAAATGAGAAAGCAGAAGTTTCCGTATGA